CGCCGGCCTCGCCTTTCTCGTCGTTGTGGGACCGCTGGTGTTCTTCCATCTGGTCGAAGGCGGCTCGGCACCGAAGCTGGCCCTTCCGCCCTCCTCGGGCCCCGTCGCTCCCGGACCGGTAAGCGGCACCTGGAAGGTCGGGCCTGGCTCTGTAGCCGGGTACCGGGTTGACGAGATCCTTTTCGGGCAGGCCCATGCCGCCGTCGGTCGGACCCAGAAGGTCACCGGCGCCATCGTCATTTCCGGAAACGAGGTCGCCGCCGGCGCTTTCACGGTGGATCTGAGGGCCATCAGCTCAGACCAGCGATCGCGGGATGTGCAGTTCAACGGGTACATCATGGAGACCTACCGTTACCGGTACGCGAGCCTCCGGCTCACCAAGCCCATCCAGGTCGGGACGATTCCCGGCGCCGGCCAGACCGTCCACGTCGCCGCGACGGGCGACCTGACCTTGAGGGGGGTGACCCAGCCGGTGACCTTCTCGCTCACCGCCGAGCGGGTGGGGGACGGGATCGACGTGAATGCGCAGATTCCGGTGACTTTTTCCAGATGGCGGATCCCCAACCCGAGCTTCGTGGTGGCCAAGGTCGGCGACAGTGGGACCGTCGAGGTCCTGCTCCACCTGCTACGCAGCTGAAATAATCACCCTGGCCGGGAGCCTGGGGACCCCAGCCGTACGCTCGGCCGTGCGCCGACCGGGAGGGTCGTCGAACGCGCTACCATGGAGGACGGCCGTCGGCCGGTCCCCGCGCGCAGTTTGCGCCCGATGCGATCGGCGGAGAGTTCGAGCATCGAGAGGTTAGCTTGCCCACAATCGCGCAACTGGTCCGGAAGGGCCGCGAACAGAAGACGTCAAAGACCAAGACGCCCGCCTTGAAGGGCGCACCCCAGAGGCGGGGTGTTTGCACGCGCGTTTACACGACCACCCCGAAGAAGCCGAACTCGGCACTCCGCAAGGTCGCCCGGGTCCGCCTGACGAGCGGCGTAGAGGTGACCGCCTACATCCCCGGCGTGGGCCACAACCTCCAGGAGCACTCGATCGTGCTGGTCCGCGGAGGCCGGGTGAAGGACCTGCCGGGTGTGCGCTACAAGATCATTCGCGGAACTCTCGACACCTCGGGAGTCCGCGACCGCAAGCAGGCCCGTAGCCGCTACGGCGCCAAGAGGGGCTGATCGGGATGCCCCGCAAAGGCCCAGCGCCCCGACGCGACCTCCTGCCGGACCCCATCTACCGGTCGGTGCTGGTCACCCAAATCGTCAACAAGATCCTCGAGCGCGGCAAGCGCACGCTCGCCGAGCGGATCGTCTACGACGCCCTGGACATCATCAAGGACCGCTCCGACGGCGACGCCCTTGGCGTGGTCAAGCGAGCGGTCGAGAACACCAAGCCGCAGCTCGAGGTCAAAAGCCGCCGGGTGGGTGGTGCCACCTACCAGGTGCCGGTCGAGGTGCGCCCCCGGCGGGCGGCCACCCTGTCGATCCGTTGGCTGGTCGGCTATTCCCAGCAGCGCCGAGAGAAGACCATGGCCCAGAAGCTCGCCGCCGAACTGCTCGACGCCGCCAACGGCGTCGGTGCGGCGGTCAAGCGTCGAGAAGACATGCACAAGATGGCCGAGTCGAACAAGGCCTTCGCCCACTACCGCTGGTAGTCCAACTCTCCCCCCAAGAAGCAACCCATGCCTGAACCGATTGCAACACGTACGAAGCCCCTGGCCCAGATCCGCAACATAGGGATCATGGCCCACATCGACGCGGGCAAAACCACCACGACCGAGCGGATCCTCTTCTACACCGGCATCAACTACAAGATCGGAGAGGTGCACGAGGGCGCCGCGACGATGGACTGGATGCCGCAGGAGCAGGAACGCGGAATCACCATCACCTCCGCCGCCACCACCACCGAATGGAACGGCACGCGGATCAACATCATCGACACGCCCGGCCACGTCGACTTCACCGTCGAGGTGGAACGGTCGCTGCGCGTGCTCGACGGGGCTGTTGCCGTCTTCGACGCCGTCGCCGGGGTGGAGCCGCAAACCGAGACTGTGTGGCGGCAGGCCGACAAGTACGGCGTGCCCCGCATGTGCTTCGTCAACAAGATGGACCGGATCGGCGCCGACTTCTACCGGTGCGTGGAGATGATCAAGGATCGCCTGGACGCGACGGTTGCCGTCGTCCAGTTACCCATCGGCGCGGAGAGCGAGTTCAAGGGTGTGGTCGACCTTCTCGGCATGAAGGCGATGGTCTGGACCGACGAAGCCGCCAAGGGCGAGAGGTTCGACCTGGTCGACGTTCCCGAGAACCTTCGTGAGGAAGCCGAGCGCTACCGCCACGACCTCATCGACACCCTTTCCAACTTCGACGACAGCATCACCGAGAAGTACCTCGGCGAGGAGGAGATCACCGCCGCCGACCTCGAGCGGGCGCTGCGCGCCGCAACCATCGCCGGCCAAGTAGTGCCGGTGCTGTGCGGTTCGGCGTTCAAGAACAAGGGCGTTCAGCCGATGCTCGACGCGGTCGTCGCCTACCTGCCCTCACCGGTGGACATACCTCCGA
The sequence above is a segment of the Acidimicrobiales bacterium genome. Coding sequences within it:
- the rpsG gene encoding 30S ribosomal protein S7, which translates into the protein MPRKGPAPRRDLLPDPIYRSVLVTQIVNKILERGKRTLAERIVYDALDIIKDRSDGDALGVVKRAVENTKPQLEVKSRRVGGATYQVPVEVRPRRAATLSIRWLVGYSQQRREKTMAQKLAAELLDAANGVGAAVKRREDMHKMAESNKAFAHYRW
- a CDS encoding YceI family protein; amino-acid sequence: MQNPVSRRRAARVAAFGAGLAFLVVVGPLVFFHLVEGGSAPKLALPPSSGPVAPGPVSGTWKVGPGSVAGYRVDEILFGQAHAAVGRTQKVTGAIVISGNEVAAGAFTVDLRAISSDQRSRDVQFNGYIMETYRYRYASLRLTKPIQVGTIPGAGQTVHVAATGDLTLRGVTQPVTFSLTAERVGDGIDVNAQIPVTFSRWRIPNPSFVVAKVGDSGTVEVLLHLLRS
- the rpsL gene encoding 30S ribosomal protein S12; its protein translation is MPTIAQLVRKGREQKTSKTKTPALKGAPQRRGVCTRVYTTTPKKPNSALRKVARVRLTSGVEVTAYIPGVGHNLQEHSIVLVRGGRVKDLPGVRYKIIRGTLDTSGVRDRKQARSRYGAKRG